A part of Penaeus chinensis breed Huanghai No. 1 chromosome 6, ASM1920278v2, whole genome shotgun sequence genomic DNA contains:
- the LOC125026194 gene encoding tubulin alpha-3 chain-like: MRECISIHVGQAGCQMGNACWELYCLEHGIAPDGSMPSDKALGSADDSFNTFFSETGAGKHVPRAVFVDLEPSVVDEVRTGTYRQLFHPEQLISGKEDAANNYARGHYTIGKEIVDLVLDRVRKLADACTGLQGFLVFHSFGGGTGSGFTSLLMERLSVDYGKKSKLEFAIYPAPQVATAVVEPYNSILTTHTTLEHSDCAFMVDNEAIYDICRRNLDIERPTYANLNRLIGQIVSSITASLRFDGALNVDLTEFQTNLVPYPRIHFPLVTYAPVISAEKAYHEQLTVGEITNACFEPANQMVKCDPRHGKYMACCLLYRGDVVPKDVNAAIASIKTKRSIQFVDWCPTGFKVGINYQPPTVVPNGDLAKVSRAVCMLSNTTAIAEAWARLDHKFDLMYAKRAFVHWYVGEGMEEGEFSEAREDLAALEKDYEEVGLDTVGDEEEQGDDY, encoded by the exons CGTGAGTGCATCTCCATCCACGTGGGCCAGGCTGGGTGCCAGATGGGCAATGCCTGCTGGGAACTGTACTGTCTCGAGCACGGCATCGCCCCCGACGGCTCCATGCCCTCCGACAAGGCCCTCGGAAGCGCCGACGACTCCTTCAACACCTTCTTCAGCGAAACCGGCGCAGGCAAACACGTCCCCAGAGCTGTCTTTGTCGATCTCGAACCCTCTGTTGTCG ACGAAGTCCGCACCGGCACCTACCGCCAGCTGTTCCACCCCGAGCAGCTGATCAGCGGCAAGGAGGACGCGGCCAACAACTACGCTCGCGGTCACTACACCATCGGCAAGGAGATCGTCGACCTCGTCTTGGACCGCGTCAGGAAGTTGGCCGACGCCTGCACGGGTCTCCAGGGCTTCCTGGTGTTCCACTCCTTCGGCGGCGGCACTGGCTCCGGCTTCACCTCCCTCCTCATGGAAAGGCTCTCCGTCGACTACGGCAAGAAGAGCAAGCTGGAATTCGCCATCTACCCCGCCCCACAGGTCGCCACCGCCGTCGTCGAGCCCTACAACTCCATCCTGACCACCCACACCACCCTGGAGCACTCCGACTGCGCCTTCATGGTCGACAACGAAGCCATCTACGACATCTGCCGCAGGAACCTGGACATCGAGCGCCCCACCTACGCTAACCTGAACCGTCTCATCGGTCAGATCGTCTCCTCCATCACTGCCTCCCTCAGGTTCGACGGCGCCCTCAACGTTGACCTGACTGAGTTCCAGACCAACTTGGTGCCCTACCCCAGGATCCACTTCCCTCTAGTCACTTATGCCCCCGTCATCTCCGCCGAGAAGGCCTACCACGAGCAGCTCACCGTCGGCGAGATCACCAACGCCTGCTTCGAGCCCGCCAACCAGATGGTCAAGTGCGACCCCCGCCACGGCAAGTACATGGCCTGCTGTCTGCTGTATCGTGGCGACGTCGTGCCCAAGGACGTGAACGCCGCCATCGCCTCCATCAAGACCAAGCGCTCCATCCAGTTCGTGGACTGGTGTCCCACTGGCTTCAAGGTGGGCATCAACTACCAGCCCCCAACCGTGGTGCCCAACGGCGACCTGGCCAAGGTGTCCCGCGCCGTGTGCATGCTGTCCAACACCACCGCCATCGCCGAGGCCTGGGCTCGCCTCGACCACAAGTTCGACCTGATGTACGCCAAGCGCGCCTTCGTGCACTGGTACGTCGGAGAGGGCATGGAGGAGGGTGAGTTCTCCGAGGCCCGCGAGGACCTGGCTGCCCTCGAGAAGGACTACGAGGAGGTCGGCCTCGACACTGTGGGCGACGAGGAGGAGCAGGGCGATGATTACTAG